Genomic window (Zymoseptoria tritici IPO323 chromosome 1, whole genome shotgun sequence):
CACTCGATCCGAACCATGCGCGACGTCGAAGATGTACCCGACCATGTATGGCAGCTGCGAGTAGTCCTCAATGTAATTGGGTCCGAAGTAACGCAGCATTTCGCCGTCCAGCTCGCGTCTGAGCGTGTCGAGAAGCGTGTAGGCTCTTTGACGAAGGCCAAAGTAGTCGAACAAGAGATGCAtctcctcgctagcgacGCCTTCACGGGCGGCCTGCAAGATCTGCAGTGTAGTAAAGTGCCGCTGAGTGGCAGTGTTGCGAGTGAAGGCCAGAACGTCGAATGATGGATTGCTCGTACGCTCGGCTTTGGCGGCGACACACAGCATGGCGATGATGTCCGAGACGGAGAGAACGAACAATGCGCCGTCGACGCAGCTGGCGCGGAAAATGTCCTTGACTGGGGAGGTCGTTTTGAGACCGCGCGGATCGGTCTTGCTTTCGGGTAGATTGGCTGATGTTCCAAGCATTGCACAGGTCAATGCCAAACTCGTTCATCAGCAGATTGAGACGGAACACCATGAGACCAGTAAGCACCGGGTGATTCTTGAGCAAATGGAAGGGCTGAGAAGTGATTCTCCTCCCATCAGAGTTGATTGCAGCGGCCGCAAGGGCCTAGCCGACTCTGTCTTGCAGACCCCATTCCTTCGCACTGGCGGACAAGTACCGAATGACCTGGTCATTTTGCTGAGGCCAGGTAGACGGCCGGCGCTTGCCACGGGAGAACTTGAAATAGCCGTCAAGCGTATCGATGACACGCTTCGAGGTGTCCTGAGGCTTCTGGAATGGCTTAGAAGCGTCTtctcggagaagatggagtaTGTCGAGCAGTATCTGCGTGCAGAAGTAGGTATACGTGGGCATGCCTGTCAATGTCCGGGCGGCCATCAACTTTCGCAGACCTCTCGTCAGCTCGTCCTGCGCCGGCACGTCCATGTCGAGCTTGCTCAATTTGGCGAACTCGGGTAGAAGCTCCATGAGAACGATGTAATCCTCACGGTTGCGTTCGTCCGGAGTGAGGCTCATACGATCCTGTCTGGAATTGTACACTCCGAAATGGCCAGGCTTGAGGATTGGAACGCTCGATTGGCTCAGCACTTCTTGGAACTGCTCGAGTTTCTGGGCGGTGAGAATACACGTCCATTCGATGAAGTCTGCTCCCGAGTCGGAAGTATCTCCCACGTATGAGTGCAGGTTCATCACCTTTTCCGTGAAATTGGGCTTGCCGGGAACAGACTCCTGAACCAAATCGCAGCTGTGCCTCAAGAGCGTGAACGCGGTGTCAGTGGTGACCGCTGCGCTGATGACATCGGCCTCGCCCTCGCAGTAGTCCTTCCAAATTCTCTGGATGTTCTTTCGAACAGCGTTGACATCCTTGAAGAACATTGCAATTGCAAACATGGCATCCTCTTCCGTTTGTTCTATTTCGAACAGCACCGTGCTGGCTGATTTGGAAGGCTTGGTGGCCGCCTTTTTTCCAGGAGTCGAACGAGGAGCTCTGAAGGCTCCTCCACGGCGAGCAATGCGAACATGTTCTCCATCGATCGTGGAGCATTCGCTTCCTGTGTTCCCGGCTCTTGTGCGGCATGTAGCGTTAACAAGACTGTCTCCAGGACGGTGATGAAGTGATGGTGGCCAGCATCGCCTATCCCCTCGGCAGCCTGCTTCTTTCTGCTCGTTCTGAAGCTGCTGAAAAGTTCGGCTCCGTCTCGTCTAAGCCCAATTACGTTCCGCAATAGGGAGCCAATATGAGAAGGCAAGCCGATTTTGGGCTTGGTAGATTCGGCGATGACTTTGGCCAGATTCGTGAACTCTCCCAATGGAATGATGTGTTTTATCGTCTTGGATGCCCCGTTCGTCTTCTTGAGGCTGTCTTTGGTCCCAAGTTCCCCATCGTACGTAGCGATGGTGCCGGCTTTGTACTCGTTGTACGTATTCATGTACGACCCGGAAGACATGATGGCTGCCGTCGATCAGGTAAATTCCGAATTTGGCAATCGTGGAAGTGCAGAGGGAGGAAggttggaggtggaagagcaGCAAACAATTTTAGGTTGCATCACGCCAGGGATAAAACTCCACCGTGGTTTCTGGTTTCTGTGCCAGAAGGCAAGGTGCCGCCCGCAATACCAAAGTTCTGACTTGTCGAGCCAACAAGATACTACATTATTTCCATTTCAAGCCATACCTATGCATCCGCTTCTCTCTATAGAAGCCTCACCGCGCGCCCAAGCCGACCCTAATTCAAAACATGATTGATGCCCGCAAGAAGCCCGCCCACTAAACCAGAAAAATGCCCAACATGCTCGCTCGTCTCGCTCGAACGTTCTCTCCAGCTGCTCTCGGTTCGGTTTCCATTCTTCGCCTCTGGCCTGCATGCCTCGACtcgctgttgctgctgctcgtGCTGCTGCTCGTATAACCAATTCATCCACATCAATGACGGCCCAATAGACCCAACACTCATCTCACTCTGTCAAATCCCACCTCACGCCACCAGCCATCGCTCTGCCCATCGTGATCGCCACGGAACCTCCTGCGAAGATCCTACAATTCGCCTCTGTCCTTCCCACGACGCCGGAAGAAGTCCATGACGCGACGCGTGGCGCTCGAACTACCTCCATGACCGTGGTCGTAGGCGTCGCCCATGCGGCGTTGGTGAGGTCTCAAACTCTGGTCGCGACGTTGCGGGATCTGCTGCGGCTGCTGGACGGCGTCGTACTCCTCCCAGTCACCGTTTTCGGCCATGACGTACTGCTGGCCGTGGTTTGGTTCAGAGGCGGAGCCTGGATTTTGGACGGGAGTATAGAATCGCTCAGGAGGGTCCTGTTCGAGCATGTTATTGCCATAACCGTCGTCGCGGAATTGCTTGCGCTGCATAAGCGGTGGAGTGGCATTCATGGCGAGTCCGGACTGCGTTGGAGAGGGCGGCAGGGCTTTGTCGTAACGTAGGTTCGAAGGATTGCCGCGGCGTTCTTCGTGGTTTATGGTGTTGCTACCAGCCGGACTAGAAGATTCTCCGCGCCCCAAGGCCACACCTTTGCTGCCTGGTCGACTAGACCGAGATTGCTGTGATTGTTGCGATCGGGGAGGACGGTACCCGTCATCGCCAGAATCCGAGTTCTGGTCCTTCTTGCCGCCAAAGTTGCTCATGCTCAAGCTGCCAGGCAGCCACGAAAAGCGTCTGGAGGTCCTCTTGCTTGATATGCTtgcttctccctccttcgATGCTTTGCGGTTGAAGCCGAAGCTTGGTCGACGTCCGTCTGTAGATGGACGTGGTTGTTCGATGTCGGCATTCGGCATCGCGTTCTTCATGCTGACCGGCGGGTACCTGCGATCTCGCTTTTCATTTGCTGCCGCTGCACTTTCCTGCTGTGTTGAGCGTCTGGAGCTGTTCCGGTTCATAACCTTGTCCGCGAGGCTACCCAATGTGCTGCTCCGCTTGTGCCCAGACGAGCTCTTCTGTTGCGATGGTGCACCTGATCGTCCAGAGGCCTTGCGGCCAGTGCTGGGTCGCCCAGTGGCGTTTGTGGATGGCTCTGCTTCGCCAGCGGCTGACCCGCCCGCGATCATATAGCCTGAGCCAGACTTTGGCTGAGAAATTTTGCCTTGGGCAGTCGTAGTGGTTGGCTGAGCAGCAGACGGTTGGCTGTACGAGTTTCCTCGTGATGGCAGCCGCGAAGGAACACCGAGCGCACCGCTCATACTGGTAGGACGTGCTGTGCTGCCGGCAGACGTTCCAAAACCGGTAGTTGCGTCTGACACAGCTCTTTGCTGCGGTCGACTCGAGGGTGGAAGCATGGAGCCATCCTGCCTCGACGATGTAACCTCGACCGGTCCGTGTCCGTCTGCTCGTGCTCTTGTCCTCGATGCCGTGCCAGCAGATTGTGACACCGCCTTGCGACCGCCAAGATCTTGAGAAGAGTCTCCGCGCGGGTTTGCAACATTCGGTGCCACATACTCCAGCTGTACTGTCCGTCTCTTCTGGTCGCGGGAAGTCTTGTTCCGCATGTCATTCGCTTCGTCACCACCGACACCGGCCATGACAGCATGCTTCGCTGCAGACATGGAAGATCGGTCCGCAGGGCCTCTAGTCGTTGGCTCCCTGACCGAAGCGCTACGTCCGAGTTGTGGCTCACCGTCGTTGCGCACAGAGACTGGATCCACATCACTCTTGACCCGACTTCCGATGAAACCTACAACATGTGTGTATTCGCTCAGCCAGCTGTGACGAGCGACCTCGAACAGGTCTGCTCTTCGTCGGGGATCCGGGACCAGTATTCTTCGTAGGAGGTCGCGAGCGTGTGGTGTGACGTATTCGGGAAAGGTCAATGGAGTGCTGACGATATACTTGTACAGCAAATTGATATTGTCGCCTTCAGGATTCGCGGGATCGTCGTCGAAAGGTAGGTATCCTGCCAACATGGCGTACTGAGAATGATTAGCAAAAGGTGGGCGAGCGCACGTACTCTTCGTAGCTCACCAGAATGACACCGCAACTCCACACATCCACCTTCCGGCCAGTGTAGAGACCATCGCTCACGACCAGCTCAGGAGCCGCGTAACATGGACTTCCGCACGATGTCTGCATGAGATCGCCTCTCCGGTGACCTCCATCTCTGCCATCTCTCCACGGTATCACCTTGTCCAGTCCTTGCGACTTGATATAGTTCTTGTCGCCTATCCGATTCTCCGCCTCTTCACCTAGCTCATCCTCGGGGTTGAATGTGTTTGCAAATCCAAAGTCGGTGATTATTATGTGCTTGTTGCGGTCCAATAGCAGATTCTCCAGTTTCAAATCGCGGTGAACAATGCCCTTCTTATGTAAGTATCCAACACCAGAAACCAGTTGAGCAAAGAGTCTCCGCGCTGCAGGGTCTTTGAGGTAGCGGTGATTGAGAATGTAGTCGAACAACTCGCCTCCAGAGGCGTATTCCAGAATGATGCCCATATGTCGCTCCGTCTCCACAAACTCGTGTAGGCGGACAATGTTGGGATGTTGAAGCTCGCGTAAGATGTGGATTTCCCGGTAAATCTTAGGAAGGCGAGTAGTGTTTCCGGCGAGGCTTTCCTTTCGGATCAGCTTGATGGCAACCTGGACAGTGGAATCCTTCTTCCACCCCATTTTGACTTTGCCGAACTCTCCCTCGCCAATTGTCTGACCGAGGATGTAGTCGCCGAACTTGACCTCTTTGCTCTTATGCGAATTTCCGTGCTTGAGATGTTCCTGACGGCTCCGCTGTACTGGTGCCGCCTCTGCAACATCCTGCATATTGTTGGTAGTTCCCAGTGGCCGGCCTTCGGCCTTGCGAGCTTCTGCCCGAGCCACATCCTCCTGCGGATCATCAACTACGATACGGTTGATAACAGCACTGTTCTCCCGCGGTAGATCTGTACCCATGGGAGGCTGACCGACAGCCGTGGATGATCTGCTAGATGTAGGGGCATTGCGTGTACGCTGGCTCCGTCCACTGCCTGGCTGCTCTTCCCTTGATGGTTGTGTTGTCCGCCGACGATCGCTATCACTCCCGCTTCCATACCCAGTCTGTGCATGCGATTGCGATTGCGATTGCGGACGTGAGCTGTATCCTCGTGAATCGTACGATGCTGGTGCGGGATTCGGCGACTGAGACTGATAGGACGTGGCGGCGCGGATGGGTAAGGACGTTGCCGGCTCGGGATAGAATTGGGCGTAGGTCGATGCGTTCATACCGGGCGAATCTTGACCGCGCGGTGAGCCCATGGCTGCAGAGGAGTACTGtgactgctgctgctggggAGTGTTTGGGCCTGAAGTATTGCCTACAGGCCGCCGTGATGCGGATTGTGGAGATGACACGGTCGTAGGTGCGGCGCTGGCGTGAGCGGCAGAGGTGGGTGTGTAGTGTTCGCCGTATTGCTGGTGAGAGTGCGGGCTCTGCGGTTGAACGGCGGCCGACGACATGATGGGCAATTATCCACCAcaaagagaaggaagcaCAGCGGCGAAGTCGACGGGCGACAAAGGCAGGTCGAGCAGTAGGGCAGGAGTATGCTCTGTTCTCGGGAGCAAGCGCGTCTTCCGGTCAGTGTGCCTGCACAGCGGCGCGGATGAAGGATTGCCGGCGACGTCCAAGGTTTCTCACGGTCGCACTCGAATGGCACGTCTCAAGATGCACGGGGCGTGGAGATTATGTGCCGAAGCCGTGGCTTCGCGGTGGACGCGGAGTCGAGAGGAAGTTCGCGTGTTCGGGGAGAAGGCCTCGCGATCGGCGGAAGTGTTGCGAGGTGCAGAGTCGAACAGTTGACGCCAGCGAAAGCGGCAACGGCACCCAAGGAAAGCTGTCGGCACAGCAGGAATTCGGAGACGCTGAAGTGGAAGTGGACCCCCGGAGCCTTGGACTATACAAATCAGTACGAGTGCCAGTGGCGCGCGAGCTGCTCGTCGCCCCGAGTACTGCAACAAGGGCAATTCAGGTAAGGTGGTGATTGATGAGGAAGCGCCGGCGGTGTAACGAGGAGTGGAGCTGGCCGGGTCCGGAAAGTCGACGAGGGATTGACCGCCTGCAACAAGTGATATTGCAGCAGGTCtgcaacgacaacaacgacggCCACGACAACAAAGCAGCGACAAAGATGGAAGAGATGGAGAACATACAGCAGACAGCGCGGCGGGActcgaggcggaggcggcggacGGGTATGATGGACGACGCGGGtgccctctctctctctcgaggTGCAATTAGCGTGGCTGGGATCTATCTGGTCACTGGTCACTGGTCCGGTCGCTTCTCCCAGGCCTTGTCCTGCTAGTTCCGTCGTGCACGTTTTCGATCTCCATCAATAAAGATAATAATAATCACAGTAAGGTATGGCACACATACCATCTCAATCTACACCGTCACACCTGCACCGCCCGAGCCTCA
Coding sequences:
- a CDS encoding Serine/threonine protein kinase, with protein sequence MSSAAVQPQSPHSHQQYGEHYTPTSAAHASAAPTTVSSPQSASRRPVGNTSGPNTPQQQQSQYSSAAMGSPRGQDSPGMNASTYAQFYPEPATSLPIRAATSYQSQSPNPAPASYDSRGYSSRPQSQSQSHAQTGYGSGSDSDRRRTTQPSREEQPGSGRSQRTRNAPTSSRSSTAVGQPPMGTDLPRENSAVINRIVVDDPQEDVARAEARKAEGRPLGTTNNMQDVAEAAPVQRSRQEHLKHGNSHKSKEVKFGDYILGQTIGEGEFGKVKMGWKKDSTVQVAIKLIRKESLAGNTTRLPKIYREIHILRELQHPNIVRLHEFVETERHMGIILEYASGGELFDYILNHRYLKDPAARRLFAQLVSGVGYLHKKGIVHRDLKLENLLLDRNKHIIITDFGFANTFNPEDELGEEAENRIGDKNYIKSQGLDKVIPWRDGRDGGHRRGDLMQTSCGSPCYAAPELVVSDGLYTGRKVDVWSCGVILYAMLAGYLPFDDDPANPEGDNINLLYKYIVSTPLTFPEYVTPHARDLLRRILVPDPRRRADLFEVARHSWLSEYTHVVGFIGSRVKSDVDPVSVRNDGEPQLGRSASVREPTTRGPADRSSMSAAKHAVMAGVGGDEANDMRNKTSRDQKRRTVQLEYVAPNVANPRGDSSQDLGGRKAVSQSAGTASRTRARADGHGPVEVTSSRQDGSMLPPSSRPQQRAVSDATTGFGTSAGSTARPTSMSGALGVPSRLPSRGNSYSQPSAAQPTTTTAQGKISQPKSGSGYMIAGGSAAGEAEPSTNATGRPSTGRKASGRSGAPSQQKSSSGHKRSSTLGSLADKVMNRNSSRRSTQQESAAAANEKRDRRYPPVSMKNAMPNADIEQPRPSTDGRRPSFGFNRKASKEGEASISSKRTSRRFSWLPGSLSMSNFGGKKDQNSDSGDDGYRPPRSQQSQQSRSSRPGSKGVALGRGESSSPAGSNTINHEERRGNPSNLRYDKALPPSPTQSGLAMNATPPLMQRKQFRDDGYGNNMLEQDPPERFYTPVQNPGSASEPNHGQQYVMAENGDWEEYDAVQQPQQIPQRRDQSLRPHQRRMGDAYDHGHGGSSSATRRVMDFFRRRGKDRGEL